The genome window GAATGTCAAAAATTACGCTCGGAAATTAGCCATTTTATTCAATTGTTTGCTTGGGTCGATAATGCGCTTTATTTGCGGGAATTAATGAATAAAACTGGTAATTACCGCAAAAAGTTGGAATACAGTGAGCAGTTGATCGAGCAACTTAAAATTGAGAAACAGCATTTTCCCGACAGTTTGATGGTGATGCAATTATTGCAAAGTGAACGTTTTAATAAGTTACAACTTGAGTTATTGCAGCTGATAGTTAATGGTAGCGAAAATGAAAACTTGATTAAACAACAGGCGAATAGTGAATTGTTGCCATTTGCGCAGGTGAAACTTTCAGACAGCCTGAGAGAACTGCAACAACAAATGACACAATTAACTCAGTTGGACGCGCAAAGTTATCTGGCAAAGCGCCAGGTTTTACATCGCTGTTTGTTAACTGGACACTGGTTTGGTCAGCTGTTTGATGAACAGTTACGGGCTGATTTTCGTACCCCCTGGCTTGATATGAAACAAGGCTTAAAAGAATTACAAAGCTTGTGGATTATTAAACAGCAATTAGAAAAGCTGGCAAAAAATAGTGAGCAAACAAATAACAAGGTGCTAAGGTGGCAGCAAGGTAAGGTGGAGAATCTGTTAACGGCACTCGCACATAGCAAAGAGCTGGCGTTATCTTTGCCTGCGTATTGGTTGAGTTAATGAAGTTAGTTCATGCGATTATCTTATTTCTGTTAATGGTTGAGAGAGCTTACGCCTCTGTTTATCCGTTACCTGCTGATAATTCTCGCTTACTGGGTGAGCCGCTGAGTTATCAGGTGGAAACAGGTGATTATTTTCAGGCATTGGCGGAATATCACGATGTTGGCTTACTGGCATTAATGGCGGCAAACCCTGAGGTTGATCCTTTTCTTCCTGCTGTCGGAAGCTATATTCAGATCCCTAAACAAATGTTATTACCGTTTGCTGAGCGTAAAGGCATAGTGGTGAACTTATCTGAGCTACGCTTATATTATTTTCCTCCCGGTGAGTCGTTAGTTTATGTTTTCCCGGTCGGTATTGGACGAGAAGGGCTGGCGACACCAAAAGTAATAAGCCATATTGGTGATAAGCGTAAAGATCCAGTTTGGCGCCCGACTAAAGCGTATCGACAGCGCTATTTTCAGGAGCATGGTAAAACACTGCCAAAGGAAATTCCTGCTGGCCCTAATAATCCATTTGGCAAATACGCATTAAGAATTGATACCAGTGAGTATTTGATCCATGGTACTAACCAGCGTATGGGAATTGGCATGCGTGCGAGTTCAGGTTGTATTCGTATGTATGCACCAGATATAGAATGGTTGTATTTCAATGTCCCGGTCGGTACTCAGATCCGAATCGTCGATCAGGCAATTAAAATGTCGTATGAGCCAAATGGCGCTAAACTGATCGAAGTGCATCAGCCGTTAAGTGAACAAGGGCAGATCTCAATGACGAGTTTACCAACAGCAGTTAATGCATTTATTGGTGATAGTGAAAGCGCCAGGATTCAGCTTAGCGACTTATTAAGTCAGCCGTCAGGCTTAGTGGTGACATTAGAACAGTAAAGCAGCGAATAGCTGCTTTATCGATAGTGTTTTAGTCATAATAGAGCGGGCAATTATTTTTTATAACTTGCCGCAACGTTATCAATGCGTTGATTGGTTTGCTCTTGAGCTGTTTCAAGTGCATCGATTGCCTGGGTGTTTTTTTCTTGTTGTGCTTTCACTTTGGCTAATTCCATTGTTAGTTTGTCAACCTTATTAGATAAAGTTGACACTTGCTGCTCTAAACCATCGCTGCTGGCACAACCTACGGTTAGCGAAATAACGGCAATAAGTGATATTTTTTTCAACATGTGAACTCCCTGATTGTTTATCTAGTTTTTACTCTTGGAACCAGTATGGCATAGTTAGCAAAAATCAAAAGGCTATTAATACTAATTATTTAATTCACTTGACATCATTTTCTTGTATAACTATTCGCTCGACCTTTTCAACTAGTAGATCAATTTTTCGTTCTAACTGTAAATTATGTTCAAGCAAATCTTTGTTTTGCTTTCTTAATTCGCGGTTTTTAACATTCGTATCTGAAAAACCAACAAATTTATTAACAAATTGTGCACCGACAAAGCCGACCATACCGACACCAATATAAAACATCGCGGCAACGATAATCCGTCCTTGCATAGTTACTGGGTAAAAATCACCAAAACCAATAGTACTGGCACTCATTTGCAGGGTCCAGAATGCATCACGGTAGGATTGGATGTTACCTTTGCTGGTAACTTCGTAGTGGTATAAAGGAATTGATAGTAGCGCAATAATGCCGTAGAGCACGGCAATAGTGATTAATAATAAATAAAACGAATTATAATTTTTAACACCATATTCGTCGATGGTATAAGCTTTTAGTGGTTCTTTCATTGTTTTATTGAGCCATTACTCTTCAATAACATATTTGATTAAATCATCCATCAATTTACGTTTGATTTCCAGTTGCTGGCTGGCATCTAACTGATATTTTTGAGCTAATAGCTGGTAGTCATCCGGCGACAAACTCACGGTGAGCCTTGGACGTTTAGGCCGTTTGTTAATGGGGAGCCCTAAAATATCACGAATTTTATCCGACGGACTGAGGCCGTCCTCTAATGCTTCTTTACGGATTTCTAGCTGGATCTTTTCATCTATATCGAACGCTACCTGAGTCGCTTTAGCAGCCTTTACGGAGGATTGCCATTTTTCGGGTAATTTTCTACTCACAATTAACTTCCTGGAAACATGTCAACAATATCGTGGGTTGGACGATACAAGGTTAGAAAAACATCGGTTTCACCATCTTGCCAAACCTCCAGTTCTATCCCTCGACTTTGATCTTCGCTCAACAGCTGATAAAGCTCAAATTGCTCTCCTGCGTCCTTTCCTTCGTAGACACTTAGTGTTTCGCTGCGGTGGTCTTTACGGTGGAAATAGCCGACCTTGGCAAATAAACTTTGTTGGTACTGCTTTGCACTCCAACCCTGAGATAATTGAGAGTCTGTTTTTCTATCTAAAAATGCCTGTCCAGGTTCATCAAATATGGTTGCAAATTCATCGAGATCGAACAGGCTTTCGACATCCTGATGTTGGACCTTTAACGCAAACTTTAAGTAGGTTTTATCGTCAACCTCTAAACTGAGATAGAGCTCACTGTCATCCTTGCCTGTTAATACCCACTCGGTATCAGTATGATTTTGATATTCATAGCTATTGACTGCACTGACTTGAAACTGTTGATTGCGCAGGTTTTCTGGTAGGGCAAAGCTGTCAGTGAGGATGATCATGTCACCGACGTGCAAATCTTGTACTTTTGAAACCTGACGTTGCTGCTGTTCTTTACTAAAAATTTTCTTTAAAAAACTCATTGTCTGATACCATAAAACCGCACCTTAACACTTGTGCTAATGGTGCGGTTATTTGCTGCGTTAATGATTATTTTTGTTTGGCTTTTAAGCGTTCTAATACTGAGTTGGCATTGTTATCGGTAGCACCAATCCCCGCTTCTTTTAGTTTCGCCTCCAGTGATGAATCTGAATTCTCTGATGCCAGCACTTCAGCCGCTTTCATTTGATCATCAAATTTTTGCTGTTTTGCTTTAATACGCTCTAATGAATCTTTAGCATTTAACAGTTTAGAGTTACTCGATGAAAAGTTATCGGTAATGGCAGAAGTTGCCTTTTGCACGCTTTCTGTGGTTTTCACCATGGAAAGCTGACGCTTGTATTCCTGTACCTGACGTTCGCTTTTTTTCACTAATTCTTTTAAGCGATTCGCATTACCTTCAAAGCTGTCTAATGCCTGTTGTTGTGTGTTCAATTCACTTTCCAATGAAGAAATTTTTTCCGCAACCTCAAGGGCAAGTGCTTCATCACCTTTTTCTAAGGCCTGCACCGCATAACCTTCATGCTCAGTAATATCTCGCTTAATGCGCTCAACTTCTCTGCTAGATGCCATTTGTTGCGCCATTACGCCGGTTAAGTCACGTTTCGCCTTGGTTAAATGGTTTTCCGCATCGCGAATTTCTTGTTCAAAAATTCGGGTTGAATTAGCATCAACTATAGATTCGCCAACTTCTGTTGCGCCACCACGGATAGCGGTCATAATTTTTTTAAAAATGCTCATAATAAAACTCCAATAGGTGGTTAATTAAATTAAGTAATCACTCATATCATCGATCACTTCGATGGCGTTATTACTTAATACCGCAAGCTCGTGTTCAATGTCGTCAAAACTTGAACTAATAGATAAAGCGCCAAAAATCACATATTTATCACCAATTTTTGAAAATGATGATAACGGCATAGGAATGTTCATTTCCAACATTACCTGATGCATTTCAGTTAGACATTCCTCTTTGACTTCGTTGCTGCCCCATAGGTAGCTGATACAGAGTATTTGATCGTCGGTAACCGAAACAAATATAGGTAACTCTTCACGTCCGATAACGGTAATTTGTAATACATCGACTTCCCCTGAAATAGGTTGGCAATCAAACACCATGCCTGTTTCTGAGTTATCCGCGAGTGCATTCAAGTGGTTCGCAATTTTGTGAATATTCATGTGATTCCTCATCTTATTCTAAACGGTTGAGCGTAACTGTTAGTTTCAACCTGGCGACATATTATGTCGATAAATTCAATTTACCACTATGACATAATATGTCAAGAAACTATTTTAATAATTTTTCTATTAAAGCATATTTTTTTGTTTTTTATTGGCTATAGGCATTATTTAACCCTTGTTGCTGTTGCCAAGCCTGTTGATGCAACTGATAGAGCTTATGGCTGCCGAGATAGTTGACTGGCACATTTTGTTTATTGTGATAAAAATCATTAGGAAATTCAAAACTGCCCAGTAACATCGGCAGAGTTAACCAATGTTGTTTTACCGGAAAACTTGTCAGCTGTTGTAGTCGTTGTCTCGGGCTATTGCCCATCTTTGCGGCAATGGTCCAACCCCATTCGCCAAAGCTTGGAACATTGTCATGATACTGCTCAACATGGCTAAATTCAGCGGATTTTACCGTTTTGCCGATGGCTATAAAAGCATCTTTGGCGTGATAGGGGCTAGTTGATTGAATCGCAATTAAGCCATCTCCTGCCAATAATTGTTTTAGTCGCGCGTAAAAATTAACGGAATAGAGTTTATTTAAATCTGGATGGCTTGGGTCGGGTAAATCAACAATGATGGCGTCAAAGCTTTGCTGTTGCTTGATTAATTCATTGATGGCAATGAAAGCGTCACTGTAGATAAGTTTGACATTATCTTTTGATAGAGCGCTTTGATTCAATTGGGCAATGCGCGTTGCCAGTGGCTGTGGCAGTCGCTCAGCTGGTGATTTAAATAGCTCAATGAGCTCGTGGTCGAGATCGATTAATGTCACTTGCTGAGGTTGCCAGGCTAGGACGTCTCTGAGTGCGAGTCCATCTCCGCCGCCAATGATTAAAATGTTATCTTGTCGAGCTGAACCAGCCAGTGCAGGGGTTACCAGATAACTATGATAAATATGTTCATCTGCTGAAGAAAATTGTAAGCGGCCATTTAAGTAAAAATTGATAATCGGCGCTTGTTCAACACCCAGCGCCCGCTCGGTGAAAGTCAGCTGTTGATAACGGGTTTTATCACTATAGACGACTTTGTCTAAATAGAGCAGGTTATTAAGCCGATTAAGCCAGTCATTACCTTGATGATATACAATGACGATCAGTATTAGTAACAGAGCATGTAAGCTGAGCAGGGTTTTACGCCAGTTCAATCTTGACCAGTAGTAAATGATAAAGATCACTCCGGCGGCCAAGTTTAATGCTGCGGTTAATGCACTGGCTTTACTAATATCAATTGTCAGTAAAAAAATGACCCAGATAGCAGCGCCAAACCCAGCGCCAATGTAATCAGCGCCGTAAATAGTGCCGAGATTATTCGCCAGATGCTTTTGGTGGATTTGCTCGCGTATCTTGGCAATTAACGGGATTTCCATACCGATAAAAAAACCGAGCAGTAAGCCGAAGAAATAAGGACTGTTAAAGGCAAGCAGGGTTAATTGTTTAAAATAGCCGCCACGGGGTAAGGCATCAGGAGGTAAGGTAAAAGTTTCCGCCATTAGCTGTGGCAGTGTTTGTGTCGCAGCAATAAGTAGTGCGATTAATAAAATGGCACTGCTACCTAAAAACGCGATGGTTAATTCGAGCCAGACGAAGCCATTAAAGGCACAGCGTATTTTACGCGCGGCAAATGCACCTAAGCCCATAGCGACTATCATTAAACCTATCATGGTATAGATGGCACTTTCCATGACACCCAAGACACGTCCGGCGTAATGTGACAGCAGGTACTCGTAAATCAGGCCGCAACCGGCCAGTACTGCCATGGTGATGATCAGCAGCAGATCGTGCCAGAACAGCTGCTGTTTGGTGCGCTTAATCACTAAAGAAATGATTCAATAATTATTGATCTCAGGTTTATGCCATGAGTGCCGTTAAGATCAAACCAATAGAAATACTGATCGCCATTTCAACACTGGCAACACCGATATTATGTTGTTGATCGACTTCTTCTGACAAATTAATACCCCAAAGCACGATACGTTTTGCGAGTGCTGTTAGTAGGGCTACTAAAATGGTCATAATAACGCTGATCACCAACCAACCGAGCAGATTGACGGCTAAGGTTTCTGGACTATATATTAAAAAATGACTGGCTGCTGTCACTGCTAACGCGGTACTGATCACTTGTCCGGAGTAGTGGATTGCCAACGCAACTTGGCCATTGGCAAATGCTTCCTGCATGCTGTCATCTTGGTTATTATTGGCATACTGACGTTCTTTTAAACGGGTCACTAAAATCAACATAGTCTGTGCCACCAGGAAACCGGCAATAATAGCAAAGAAGGTACTTATGGTTAGTCCATGGACCCAAAGCAGTACCGCTCGGATGATTATTGCCGTAGCAATAGCACCTGCCGCATCGACTAAGCCCACGGTAATGTTACGCGCTTTGATTTGTTCGGTTTTATCTATTTCTTGTAGCGCCAGACGATCGTGTAAAATGCGGCCAACCTTGATTAATACTAATCCCAGTAACCCGTATGAGAGCATACCGATAATTTCTAATTGGTAGCTTTGCGCGTTTTCACCTGTGATAGCCCCAGTTAAAACAATGCCTAATGCGGCGATGCTTCCGGCAACACTAATACCAAAGGCGAAATTGTCTTCTTTGGCTAACTCATTGGTGGCATTGACCTTAGCTGATACGCCAGAGACAAATTTCATTGCACCTAATAATAAAATCGCGATGCTGATATCAATAGCGAGAAAGATGAGTAAATCAAGGTTTAAACCGGTAATTTCAAATAATGTATTCATAATAATTCCTTGCGATCGTCCTTTTATTTTCCACGTCTAAAGCTACGCGATGTGGTACTGGCGCTATTTCTAAAACTGGCATTTTTTGAGTAGGATGATTTTTTAGCAAATGTGCTTTTATTCGTTGCTTTTGAAGCAAAGCGTTTCGCACTGGTTTGTGCACTTTTACTTTGGCCAGACAGGCTCGAAGAACCCGTACGGTTTTTACTATAAGCACTGGTAAATTTCTGGCCACGGCTGGCGAATGATTTTCTTGTTCGGGTATCAAGTTGGGTTTGCTTACGCAGTTGAGTCGGCGAACTATAGCGGGTGCGACCATAGTCATTGTAATAGCTGTAGTTGCGATAACGCCCCCATTGATCGTAATAAACACGATTGCGGGATCCGAATAAGTTATCCATCATTGAATACATGCCATACCAGGCCCAAAATGACATGCCACTACTGTTGGTTTGCCAGTGGCCATAATTGGGGTTACCGATAAGCTGTTCACCCACACCAAAGTCCTGAGCATTGTTTGCTTGCGCGCTCTGTGCTTTTGATAAGGCATTCACTCTCGGCAATTGCCCGTCAGACATGTCTGCCAAGACGTTGAGTGGATCGCTTAATGCGTCTGAGTAAAGTACTGGATCCGCTGCCTGATAAATATTGAGTAACTCATCAAAAATCGCCTGGCTACTACTAAACATTTGTGGTTGAGTTTTTACGGTATTAAGCCGGTCGAGCAACGCCTGATACATAGGCCCTTGTGTAGTGGCATCTTTGGCAAATTCATCAATTAATACTGATAACTCCGGCTTAGTCTGGCGTAATTTATTCGCATAAACGTTAATCAACTTGGCATTACGTACTTGTCCTTTTTCCAAGGCACTAGCAAGCTGCTCCACTCGTTGGACGGTGATCGGCGTTTGTTTTTCAACTTGCTCTAAAATGGGATCTGAACATGCAGATAACATCAATAAAAGCGTGAAAAATAACGATTTAAGGTATTGCATTCCTGCCATATTTCCCTCAAAAATGCTATGGTTATCATCTATTAATAACATCGATGACATATTATGTCTAGCCTGTTTTTTGCCTGAGCATGTGTGATGTCAAGTTGAACACATTGAGGCTAAGTACTTGTTATCCTGTTATTGTAACGGAATTCAATGTTTTTAGTGTATTTAATTTATTGAGGCTGATGTGGATAATTCGTCAAAAATTTTCTCTTGTCTGACGTTACAGGCACAACATAGTAAAAGTTGGCAGCAGTTTGCTGAACAATATCCTGAAATCAGCCAATCATTTGCTCAGCAAGCTCAGCCACATGTATTAGTGGGTTTTCAGCGAGCAATTACTTTAAGCGATTTTATTCTTAGAGCGAGCTTGCAGGAACCGCAAAGGATCATTGCACTATTTTTAGACGGTACGATTTACCAAAAGAGCACACCAACTTATTCAAAGCTGTTGCAAGAACGTTTGGCAGAATGCGAAACCGAAGAGCAGTTATTCCGGGAATTACGGCTGTTTCGTTTGCAACAGATGGTACAAATTGCATTTGCCGATCTGATAGAAGATATTAGCTTGGATGACTCATTAGAACGATTGTCTGCATTAGCCGATGCTTTGATATTAGGGGCATTAGCTTGGTTAACTCAGCTTTGCTATGCCAAGTGGGGCGTACCCAAAAATAAGCAAGGTAAAACTCAGCCATTATTAGTCTATGGTATGGGAAAACTTGGCGGCAGGGAGCTTAATTTTTCTTCAGATATTGATCTGATTTTTGTCTATCCCGAGTCTGGTGAAACCCATGGAGCTCGCCGTAGTCTAGATAATCAGGTATTTTTTACCCGCTTAGGGCAAAAGCTGATTGCCGCACTACATCAAAACACCCATGACGGTTTTGTTTATCGGGTTGATATGCGTTTACGTCCGTTTGGTGATAGTGGACCTTTGGTACTGACGTTTAATGCGATGGAAGATTACTACCAGGAGCAAGGGCGCGATTGGGAGCGTTACGCGATGTTAAAGGCGCGCTTAATTGGTGAAGGGCAATACCATGGTCGACTTACCGAGATGCTACGACCATTTGTTTATCGGCGCTATATTGATTTTAGCGTCATTGATAGTCTACGACGCATGAAGTCGATGATCGCGCAGGAGGTTCGTCGTAAGCGACTTATTGGCAATATTAAGTTAGGTGCTGGCGGTATTCGCGAAATTGAATTTATCGTTCAGGTGTTTCAGTTAATTCGTGGTGGTCGCATCAAAGCATTGCAGCAACGCAACTTATTAACTGTTTTGCCCATATTAGTCGAGCACCAAGAGATTTCTCCTCAAAGTAAGCAAGTGCTGGAAACGGCTTATCGTTTTCTGCGTCGGGTGGAAAATATTATTCAGGCATTAGATGATAAACAAACACAAACCTTACCGGAAAATGGATTGGATCAAGCTCGGCTGTTAACGGCGTTAGCCAAACATCCGTTCAGTGACTGGTCTGAGTTTTTAAGCTATTTAGATTCATTAACGCAGGCGGTTCATCAGGAATTTATTGTGTTGATCGGGGAAGAAAGCCCACAACATGATCTGCAAGAGCAGCATTGGATCACTTTATGGGACAGCGATTGGAATGATGAGGAAGCGTGTCAATGGATCGCTAAATATCAGCCGCAGTGGCAGACGGAAAAAGTGTGGCGCTTACTACAAGATTTTCAAACGGAATTGACCAAACGGGCGTTAGGTAATCGTGGTCAGATAGTACTTGGTAAGCTGATGCCGTTACTGCTGACTGAGATAGCCAATAGTCAGGGCAATGAGTTAACGCTAGAGCGGGTGATGTGGGTGATTGCTAAAATTGTTACTCGCACTGCATACCTAGAATTATTGTATGAAAACCAGGGGGCATTAAAGCACTTGGTTAGTTTATGCCAGCAAAGTATCTGGGTAGCGGAATATATTGCTAAGTATCCGATATTACTGGATGAATTGATTGACCCTAAGTTATTACGTAATCCGCCGGCATTATCTAGCTACAAAGATGAATTAAGGCAGGCATTGTTGCGTATTCCTGAGGATGACCTGGAAGCGCAGATGGATGTGTTACGCCAATTTAAACAAGCGCAACAACTGAGAATTGCAGCGGCCGATATTGTAGGGGTCTTACCTGTGACCAAAGTCAGTGATCACTTAACGGCACTGGCTGAAGCTATTATCGCTGAAGTGGTTAATATGGCGTGGCAGCAAGTTGTTGACCGTTTTGGTGTGCCATGCTCGCTTGCTGAAAGTGATGATAAAGGTTTTGCGGTGATAGGTTATGGTAAAACGGGTGGTTTTGAACTGGGGTATAGCTCAGATCTGGATTTGGTTTTCATTCATAATTGCGCTATTAATGACGTCACTAATGGTGATAAATCAGTACCTGTCAGTCAGTTTTATGCCAAGCTGGCACAGCGTATTATGCATATTTTTAACACAAATATGAGTAGTGGGATATTATATGAACTGGATATGCGCTTACGCCCCTCGGGGAATTCGGGCGTGCTGGTGGTTAACATTAATACGTTTGAACAATATCAAAAGCAAGAAGCCTGGACCTGGGAACATCAGGCATTAGTTCGTGCTCGGGCCGTTTATGGTAGCATGTCGTTAGTACAGTCGTTTAATACAATTCGCCAGCAGATCTTAACAATAAATCGGGATGAAGCTGCACTACGCCAGCAGGTGATTGAGATGCGGGATAAAATGCGTCAGCATTTAGATTCATCTTCAGCAGATTTTAGTGATATTAAACAAGGAGCTGGGGGCTTAGTCGATATTGAGTTTCTGGCGCAGTTTTTAACTTTGAATTACAGTGCTCGCTATCCTGAAATTAGCCATTATTCCGATAACATCCGCTTATTTAATGCTTTAGCAAAGGCAGATGTGATCACTATTGAACAGAAGAAAACATTGATTAGCCATTATTGCCGATTACGAGATTTTGGTCATCACCAAAGTTTACAGGCGCAATCAGCGAAAATGCCTGTGCGGGATTTTGAAGAACATGGTGTGGCTGTCAGAGAAATTCTGGCGTCATTTTTAGCTTAGTGACGTTTGCTAATTGGTAGTAGCAGACATTCTTCATCTAAATAGGGCAAGTCTTTCTCTATCAGCACTATCGCTCTTTGCTGGTAGCAAAAATAAGTCGACAGGCCATCTTGAAAGTGGCCGCCAATTGCCTGGCCTACCTGATAGGCGGTGGCAATTATATCTTTATCGATACGA of Thalassotalea insulae contains these proteins:
- a CDS encoding L,D-transpeptidase family protein; protein product: MKLVHAIILFLLMVERAYASVYPLPADNSRLLGEPLSYQVETGDYFQALAEYHDVGLLALMAANPEVDPFLPAVGSYIQIPKQMLLPFAERKGIVVNLSELRLYYFPPGESLVYVFPVGIGREGLATPKVISHIGDKRKDPVWRPTKAYRQRYFQEHGKTLPKEIPAGPNNPFGKYALRIDTSEYLIHGTNQRMGIGMRASSGCIRMYAPDIEWLYFNVPVGTQIRIVDQAIKMSYEPNGAKLIEVHQPLSEQGQISMTSLPTAVNAFIGDSESARIQLSDLLSQPSGLVVTLEQ
- a CDS encoding LPP leucine zipper domain-containing protein: MLKKISLIAVISLTVGCASSDGLEQQVSTLSNKVDKLTMELAKVKAQQEKNTQAIDALETAQEQTNQRIDNVAASYKK
- a CDS encoding potassium channel family protein: MKEPLKAYTIDEYGVKNYNSFYLLLITIAVLYGIIALLSIPLYHYEVTSKGNIQSYRDAFWTLQMSASTIGFGDFYPVTMQGRIIVAAMFYIGVGMVGFVGAQFVNKFVGFSDTNVKNRELRKQNKDLLEHNLQLERKIDLLVEKVERIVIQENDVK
- a CDS encoding PspA/IM30 family protein, which translates into the protein MSIFKKIMTAIRGGATEVGESIVDANSTRIFEQEIRDAENHLTKAKRDLTGVMAQQMASSREVERIKRDITEHEGYAVQALEKGDEALALEVAEKISSLESELNTQQQALDSFEGNANRLKELVKKSERQVQEYKRQLSMVKTTESVQKATSAITDNFSSSNSKLLNAKDSLERIKAKQQKFDDQMKAAEVLASENSDSSLEAKLKEAGIGATDNNANSVLERLKAKQK
- a CDS encoding YjfI family protein; translated protein: MNIHKIANHLNALADNSETGMVFDCQPISGEVDVLQITVIGREELPIFVSVTDDQILCISYLWGSNEVKEECLTEMHQVMLEMNIPMPLSSFSKIGDKYVIFGALSISSSFDDIEHELAVLSNNAIEVIDDMSDYLI
- a CDS encoding polyamine aminopropyltransferase, coding for MIKRTKQQLFWHDLLLIITMAVLAGCGLIYEYLLSHYAGRVLGVMESAIYTMIGLMIVAMGLGAFAARKIRCAFNGFVWLELTIAFLGSSAILLIALLIAATQTLPQLMAETFTLPPDALPRGGYFKQLTLLAFNSPYFFGLLLGFFIGMEIPLIAKIREQIHQKHLANNLGTIYGADYIGAGFGAAIWVIFLLTIDISKASALTAALNLAAGVIFIIYYWSRLNWRKTLLSLHALLLILIVIVYHQGNDWLNRLNNLLYLDKVVYSDKTRYQQLTFTERALGVEQAPIINFYLNGRLQFSSADEHIYHSYLVTPALAGSARQDNILIIGGGDGLALRDVLAWQPQQVTLIDLDHELIELFKSPAERLPQPLATRIAQLNQSALSKDNVKLIYSDAFIAINELIKQQQSFDAIIVDLPDPSHPDLNKLYSVNFYARLKQLLAGDGLIAIQSTSPYHAKDAFIAIGKTVKSAEFSHVEQYHDNVPSFGEWGWTIAAKMGNSPRQRLQQLTSFPVKQHWLTLPMLLGSFEFPNDFYHNKQNVPVNYLGSHKLYQLHQQAWQQQQGLNNAYSQ
- a CDS encoding DUF350 domain-containing protein: MNTLFEITGLNLDLLIFLAIDISIAILLLGAMKFVSGVSAKVNATNELAKEDNFAFGISVAGSIAALGIVLTGAITGENAQSYQLEIIGMLSYGLLGLVLIKVGRILHDRLALQEIDKTEQIKARNITVGLVDAAGAIATAIIIRAVLLWVHGLTISTFFAIIAGFLVAQTMLILVTRLKERQYANNNQDDSMQEAFANGQVALAIHYSGQVISTALAVTAASHFLIYSPETLAVNLLGWLVISVIMTILVALLTALAKRIVLWGINLSEEVDQQHNIGVASVEMAISISIGLILTALMA
- the glnE gene encoding bifunctional [glutamate--ammonia ligase]-adenylyl-L-tyrosine phosphorylase/[glutamate--ammonia-ligase] adenylyltransferase; its protein translation is MDNSSKIFSCLTLQAQHSKSWQQFAEQYPEISQSFAQQAQPHVLVGFQRAITLSDFILRASLQEPQRIIALFLDGTIYQKSTPTYSKLLQERLAECETEEQLFRELRLFRLQQMVQIAFADLIEDISLDDSLERLSALADALILGALAWLTQLCYAKWGVPKNKQGKTQPLLVYGMGKLGGRELNFSSDIDLIFVYPESGETHGARRSLDNQVFFTRLGQKLIAALHQNTHDGFVYRVDMRLRPFGDSGPLVLTFNAMEDYYQEQGRDWERYAMLKARLIGEGQYHGRLTEMLRPFVYRRYIDFSVIDSLRRMKSMIAQEVRRKRLIGNIKLGAGGIREIEFIVQVFQLIRGGRIKALQQRNLLTVLPILVEHQEISPQSKQVLETAYRFLRRVENIIQALDDKQTQTLPENGLDQARLLTALAKHPFSDWSEFLSYLDSLTQAVHQEFIVLIGEESPQHDLQEQHWITLWDSDWNDEEACQWIAKYQPQWQTEKVWRLLQDFQTELTKRALGNRGQIVLGKLMPLLLTEIANSQGNELTLERVMWVIAKIVTRTAYLELLYENQGALKHLVSLCQQSIWVAEYIAKYPILLDELIDPKLLRNPPALSSYKDELRQALLRIPEDDLEAQMDVLRQFKQAQQLRIAAADIVGVLPVTKVSDHLTALAEAIIAEVVNMAWQQVVDRFGVPCSLAESDDKGFAVIGYGKTGGFELGYSSDLDLVFIHNCAINDVTNGDKSVPVSQFYAKLAQRIMHIFNTNMSSGILYELDMRLRPSGNSGVLVVNINTFEQYQKQEAWTWEHQALVRARAVYGSMSLVQSFNTIRQQILTINRDEAALRQQVIEMRDKMRQHLDSSSADFSDIKQGAGGLVDIEFLAQFLTLNYSARYPEISHYSDNIRLFNALAKADVITIEQKKTLISHYCRLRDFGHHQSLQAQSAKMPVRDFEEHGVAVREILASFLA